Proteins encoded within one genomic window of Cucumis sativus cultivar 9930 chromosome 3, Cucumber_9930_V3, whole genome shotgun sequence:
- the LOC101206166 gene encoding protein CDI: MGSSNGENRPAVGDEQPFRIFVGYDVREDLAYQVCRHSILKRSSIPVEIIPIKQADLRKNGVYWRERGQTESTEFSFSRFLTPYLANFKGWAMFVDCDFLYLADIKELRDLIDNKFAVMCVHHDYTPKETTKMDGAVQTVYPRKNWSSMVLYNCGHPKNKVLTPEIVNTQTGAFLHRFQWLEDNEIGSVPFVWNFLEGHNKSVEGDLTTLPKAIHYTRGGPWFEAWKNCEFADLWLKEMEEYNKEAEKKSEE, from the coding sequence ATGGGTTCTTCCAATGGAGAGAATCGTCCTGCTGTTGGAGATGAGCAACCATTTAGGATCTTTGTGGGCTATGATGTTCGTGAAGATCTTGCGTATCAGGTCTGTCGCCATTCCATCTTGAAGCGATCTTCAATCCCTGTTGAGATCATACCAATCAAGCAAGCAGATCTGAGAAAGAATGGTGTCTATTGGCGTGAGAGAGGACAAACTGAAAGCACAGAATTCTCGTTTTCACGGTTCTTAACTCCTTATTTGGCAAATTTTAAAGGATGGGCAATGTTTGTGGATTGTGATTTCCTGTATCTAGCTGATATTAAGGAACTGAGGGACTTAATTGACAATAAGTTTGCAGTTATGTGTGTCCACCATGATTATACTCCAAAAGAAACTACAAAAATGGATGGTGCAGTTCAAACTGTTTACCCAAGGAAAAATTGGTCTTCAATGGTTTTGTACAATTGTGGGCATCCAAAGAACAAAGTGTTGACACCCGAGATTGTCAACACTCAAACTGGTGCATTTCTTCATAGATTTCAATGGCTTGAGGATAATGAAATTGGGTCAGTCCCATTTGTTTGGAACTTTCTTGAAGGCCATAACAAGAGTGTGGAAGGTGATTTAACCACTCTCCCTAAAGCAATTCATTACACTCGTGGTGGACCATGGTTTGAAGCTTGGAAGAATTGTGAATTTGCAGATCTCTGGCTGAAAGAAATGGAGGAGTATAATAAGGAGGCTGAGAAGAAATCTGAAGAATAG